One part of the Clostridium thermosuccinogenes genome encodes these proteins:
- a CDS encoding tyrosine-type recombinase/integrase — protein sequence MIGNIIYGGEILLEAFKDYLTLRGKSENTINSYYLHIKGYYQWYLESFGRECSVLYRENILDYISYLRNIKKDTGRTINCKISALIKYNEFLIEKGIQQDQVVSKKDNINVQQTYANPSDITKQEVDAFRQQLLENGHRDIYCLATLLAYAGLRISEALNIQLTDFNLTVGELKVRGKGDKDRVVYLNDKIINSISEFLRVRESESPYLFANSNGKVIHRSTINKIFNKYSDKITPHTLRHFFCTIALESGMSVHEVAYLAGHSNVHTTLLYLNPSRESMRNKINQL from the coding sequence ATGATTGGCAACATAATTTATGGAGGTGAAATTTTGTTAGAGGCATTCAAAGATTATTTAACATTACGAGGAAAAAGCGAGAATACTATCAATAGTTACTACCTGCATATTAAAGGTTACTATCAATGGTATTTGGAGTCCTTTGGCAGAGAATGTTCGGTGCTATACCGGGAAAACATCTTAGATTATATCAGTTATCTTCGTAATATTAAGAAAGATACTGGTAGAACAATAAATTGCAAGATTAGTGCATTGATAAAGTATAATGAATTTTTGATTGAGAAAGGAATACAGCAAGACCAAGTAGTTTCAAAGAAAGATAATATTAATGTACAGCAGACATATGCAAACCCTTCGGATATAACTAAACAGGAAGTAGATGCTTTTAGACAACAACTATTAGAGAATGGGCATCGAGATATTTATTGTTTGGCCACATTATTAGCATATGCAGGTTTAAGAATTAGTGAAGCACTTAATATTCAGTTAACAGACTTCAATTTAACAGTTGGAGAGTTAAAGGTTAGGGGTAAGGGAGATAAAGATAGAGTTGTTTATTTAAATGATAAGATTATTAATAGTATAAGTGAGTTCTTAAGAGTGAGAGAAAGTGAAAGTCCGTATTTATTTGCAAATAGTAATGGTAAGGTAATTCATAGGTCAACAATTAATAAGATTTTCAATAAGTATAGCGACAAGATCACTCCTCATACATTGCGGCATTTTTTCTGCACAATTGCTTTAGAAAGTGGGATGTCAGTACATGAAGTTGCTTATTTAGCAGGTCATAGTAATGTTCATACTACTCTTCTTTATTTAAACCCAAGTAGAGAATCAATGAGAAACAAAATTAACCAATTATAA